CAAAATTATTCGTGGTCGCGCCGGCGCCCATTTTTGTGCAGTACAAGGCGCGAGGAGCGTGGTTTAGCACCGCTAAATGAGCGACGAGCAACGCCGTAATGCGCGAAAATGGGCACCGGCCCTGCGGGTTGTCCCGTGAAAAACGCGCTGGCCGCGTTGCGGCGCTTGAAAATAGCACCACTATTCCCTGCGCACCGCGCCTTGCCATCACGCTTTTCACGGGGCAACGCGGCCGCGAATAATTTTGAGACCAGCTCTAGTCTTTGCCAAGCTGTCGCGGCCACGCCGCGCCGCGCGCAAGCGGCGTCTTCGAATCACACACGGAATAGCGCATGAGCAACGTCACGCACAAAGTGTCCATCACCCGCAACGGCCAGCTCGGCAAGGTGTGGGCCTTGATCAAGCCCTACTGGCAATCAGAGGAGAAGGGCACGGCGTGGCTGTTGCTCGGCGTGGTGGTGGCGATGAACCTCGCCCTGGTGGCGCTCACCGTGGCATTCAACCAGTGGTACAACGGTTTCTACAACGCCATCCAGAACAAGGACTACGAGGCATTCAAGACCCAGCTGATGTTGTTCTCGCTGCTCGCTTTCGGCTTCATCGTGATCGCCGTCTACCAGAGCTACCTGCGCCAGATGTTGCAGATCCGCTGGCGGCGCTGGCTGACCAAGGTGTTTCTCGAGGACTGGCTGTCCAACCGCTGCTACTACCGCATGGAGCTCAAGAGCCAGGGCACCGACAACCCCGATCAGCGCATCCAGGAAGACCTGCAGGTCTTCACCGAGAGCACGCTCAATCTCGCCCTCGAATTCATGAACAGCGTGGTCACCCTGTTTTCGTTCGTGGCCATCCTGTGGGGCCTGTCGGGCGCTTTCGGCTTCACGCTGTTCGGTCACGACATCCACGTGCCGGGCTACATGGTGTGGTGCGCGCTGGTCTACGCCATCGTCGGCACCTGGTTGACGCACAAGCTCGGCCGTCCGCTCATCGGCCTCAACTACCAGCAGCAGCGCTACGAGGCCGACATGCGCTACGGCCTGGTGCGACTGCGTGAGAACGCCGAAGGCGTCGCCTTCTATCGCGGCGAGGACGGCGAACGCAAAGTGCTCGAGCATCGCTTCGGCTTCGTGGTCGACAACTTCCTGGCGCTCATGAACTACCGCAAGCGCCTGACCTGGTTCACGGCCATGTACGGGCAACTCGCCACCATCTTCCCGTTCGTGGTGGCCGCGCCGCGCTATTTCAGCGGCAAGATCCAGCTCGGCGATCTGATGCAGACCTCGTCGGCCTTCGGCCGCGTGCAGGAATCGCTGTCGTGGTTCATCGACTCCTACAACCAGCTCGCGACCTGGAAAGCGACGGTCGACCGTCTGACCAGCTTCCACGAGGCGATCCAGGACGCTGCCCAGGCCGCCGCCGATCCCGAGGCGCTGGGCGTGACCACGGGCGGCGAGTCGGTGATCGCCGCGCGCGGCCTGGAAGTGGCGCTGCCCGATGGGCGCGTGCTGCTCGGTCATGTCGAATGCAGCCTGCATCGCGGCCAGCACGTGCTGCTCAGCGGGCCGTCGGGATCGGGCAAGAGCACGCTGTTCCGCGCGCTGGCCGGGATCTGGCCTTTCGGACGCGGCCGCGTCGAGGTGCCGGCCGGCGCCAGCACCCTGTTCCTGCCGCAGCGTCCCTACCTGCCGCTCGGCGCCTTGCGCGACGTGGTCGCCTATCCGCGCGGCGCCGCAAGCGTCAGCGACGATGAGTTGCGGAGCGCGCTCGCGCATTGCGGACTCGAAAGCCTGGTCGACAGCCTCGACGAGGAACATCGCTGGTCGCAGCGCCTGTCGCCCGGTGAACAGCAGCGCCTGGCCTTCGCGCGCGTGTTGATCAACAAGCCCGATTGGCTATTCCTCGACGAGGCAACCTCGGCGCTCGACGAGGACCTGGAACGCAAGGTCTACACCCTGGTGCGCGAGCAATTGCCGAACACCACCCTGGTCAGCATCGCCCATCGACCGGGCGTGGCGCCCTTCCACCATCGGCGTCTGCGTATCGAGCCGGTGGCGGGCGCACAGGCGCGGCTGGTGGAAGTGTCGGCCTGAGCGCCATCGCGTGGCGCGGTGTCACTCGACCATCAGGAAATCCATCTTGCCGAGCGGCACGCCGTTGTGACGCAACAGGTTGTAGGCGGTGGTGAGGTGGAAATAGAAATTCGGCAGCACCCATTTCAAGAGGTATTGTTCGCCGGTGAACTGGAACGCCCGACTCGGCGTCTTGATTTCGATGGCGCGGTTCTCCGCGCCCTCGTATTGGGCGGGCGTGAAGCCGGCGAGAAAGGCGCGGGCCTTGGCGAGGCGCGCCTGCAATTGCTCGAAGGTGGTCTCGGTGTCTTCCCACTTCGGCACTTCGACGCCGGCCAGGCGCGCCGCCGCGCCCTTGGCCATGTCGGTGGCGATCATCACCTGGCGGGTGAGCGGCAGCATGTCGGGAAACAGGCGCGCGCCGCTCAACACGTCGACATCGTAGCCGGCGGCGGCGGCGTGGGCGGCCGCCTTGTCGAGCAGGCTCGCCAGTACCGCAAGACCGTGGTCGAGCACCGCGACGGATTGTGCATGCAGGGATATGGCCATGATTGGAACTCCGGTTAGCGCAAATGCGGGGCGGCCATTGTAGTGCCTGCCTACGGCCCGACGGCAGCGCGGCCGCTATCGCCTGCAGATGTCATCTCTCGGTGCCGTCGTCGTTGCAGGCGCCGGGCTTGTTTCGCGCTGTTCGGAGTCCTCCCCCATGAGTGAAGCGCAGTTTCGCGCCATCAATCTCGCCTTGCAGGGCGGCGGCGCCCATGGCGCCTTCACCTGGGGCGTGCTTGATTACCTGCTCGAAGACGCACGCGTGACTTTCGAAGGCATCTCGGCCACCAGCGCCGGCGCCATGAACGCGGTGGTCTACGCCTATGGCAACATGCGCGGCGGCCGCGATGGCGCGCGCCAGGCGCTGCACGATTTCTGGCGCCACGTGAGCCGCAGCGCGGCGGCTTACAGCCCGTTGAGCCTGACGCCGGTGGAGCGCCTGCTCGGCATCAAGCCGGAACAAAGCGCGAGCTACGTGGCTTTCGAGAGCCTGACGCGCAGCTTCTCTCCCTACCAGTTGAACCCGCTCAACATCAATCCGCTGCGCGATGTGCTGGCGGCCTGCGTGGATTTCGACGAACTCAGGCGCTGCCAGTGCAGCAAGCTGTTCCTGAGCGCCACCAATATCCGCACCGGCAACGTGCGGGTGTTCCGCAATGAAGAACTCAGCATCGACGCGGTGCTGGCTTCGGCCTGCCTGCCGAACCTGTTCCAGGCCATCGAGATCGATGGCGCGTTCTACTGGGATGGCGGTTACATGGGCAACCCCTCGCTGTTCCCGCTGTTCTACAACACCGACAGCCGCGACGTGGTGGTGGTGCACATCAACCCGATTTTCAACCAGCAGATCCCACGCAGCGCCGCCGAAATCGCCGACCGCGTCAACGAGATCACGTTCAATTCCGCGCTGTTGAAAGAGTTCCGCGCGGTGGCCTTCGTCACCAAGCTCATCGAGGACGGCTGGATCAAGGACGAATACCGTGCGCGCCTGCGCCACATGCTGATCCATTCGATCCGCGCCGACGATGCACTCAACGCGCTGGGCGCGGCCAGCAAGTTCAACACCGAGTGGCGCTTCCTGACGGATCTGCGCGACCGCGGGCGCGCCACCGCCGCACAATGGCTGGCGGAGAATTTCATCCACCTCGGCAAGCGCGCGACGGTCGACCTGGCGGAGGAATATTTGAATCCGAGGAATGCCTGATTTCCTCCGGTCTTCGTGGGTCCGACTTCAGTCGGACATTCGGATTGTTTGGATTTCTGGTTCGGCCGATCGAGTGTCAGGCTCAAGCCTGACCCACAACAGCAACGCACCTACCTGCACAAGCGTCGCGGTCCGCTCACATGCCGATTGCCGCGCTCGAAGAACCGCCAGGGTTTGTCCGCCGCCTTGCTGATGCCGATGCGCACGCTGCTGCCTGTTTCGCCGAGTGGCGCGGTGCCGTGTCCCAGCCATAGACGCCCCGGCTTGCACATGTCCAGTCCGTCGAGGCTGCGGTCGATGGCGAGCGCCTGGGCGAGGCGTCCCGGGCCGCGCGCGACATCGGTGAGACGCGCTACGCCACGCAGTCGCTGCATGACATCGACGCCGTGCAGGGGTTCGAGGGCGCGCAGCAACACGCCGGCGCCTTCGCCCGCGCCTTCGCTGGACACGTTCAACATGAACCACGTGCCGTAGATGAAATACACGTAGCAATGTCCGCGTTCGCGAAACAGCGAGGCATTGCGCGCGGTGAGACCGGCGTGGGCATGACAGGCCGGGTCGCCAATCGGATAGGCCTCGGTTTCGACGATGCGGCCGGCCAGCAGGCCGTCGGCATGCTGATGCACGACCACCTTGCCGAGCAGCCAGCGCGCGCATTCGACGGTATCGCGGGGCAATTCCTGGCGGCGCAGACGGCGCCAGGGCAAACGGGATTCAGACATGGTCTCGACGCGGCACGGGGGACGACCCACGCTAACGCACTCGCCGGCCGCCCGGCAATCAGGCGCGGCGCATTGCGCGCCGCGCCATGCCGCCTCAATAGGCGCCGATGAGGTTGATGAACACCCCTTGGTGGCGATAGGACAGATCGGTCAGGTCGTCGGAGAAATCAGTGAAGTTGTAGCCGGCGCCGAACTTGACGAATCTGTTGACCTGGCGATAGACGCCAACCAGCACGCCGGCGCGCTGATCATCGGCCTCGGCGATGTCCAGCACGCGGCCTTCGACGACCGCGTCCCACTTGTTGGTGATGTGCAGGTCCAGCCGGCCGATGCCGAGCAGCGTCTGGCTGTCGAACCACGGGCCGTCGACGCGGTTGTCGCGGATCTCGCCGTGCTTCCACGCCAGCTTGCCGCCGATGGCCAGCCAGCGCGTGAGCTCGTAGGTGCTATCCACCGACAGGATGTTGCTGCGCTGGGCGTAGTCGGCGAACTCGCCGCCGCGCGTGAGCTGGCCGGGCGACGGCAGGTCGTAGAAGAAGTGATAGCGGAACAGCATGTTCAGCCGGTCGTTGGCCACCGGACGGTAGGCCATGCCCGCCACCACTTCGGCGAATTCACCGTCGGCGAAGTTGCCACCGGCGCCGTTGGAGAACGACACGTTGAAACGCGCCAGCGCGCGCCAGTCGAGATTGAGCTGGTAGGCAGCATTGTTGCGGGCCAGCCAGGTGGTGCGATTGCCGGTGGTGCCGGACTCGTCGCGGATCTCGACATCGGCGGCATACTGCAGGCGCAGGTCGTGATAGCCCAGCGAGCCGCCGCCGGCACGCCGCGTGAGATCGCCCGCCAGCGGATCGTGCACGTCACCGAATTCGCCACGCAGACCGTAGGTCCAGTGGTCGCCGTGGTTCATGTCCAGACCGAAGGCGCGCACCATGCCGGTCGGTCCATCGCCATGGCTGTAACGCTGTTCGCCGTAGACGCTGCCATGATCGGCGAAGCGGTAGCGCGTGCCACTGGTCAAGTCGCCCTGGCGACCGCCGTAGCCGATGTCGGTGCGATCCGGATCCAGTCCGTAGTTCAAGTAATGGGTGGTGCGGTCGTTGCGCTGCCACTCACCGCCCAGCATCGCGCCCACACCGCTGCTGCCGGTCGACAGCTCGCTGTTCAACTTGATGCGATCGTTGAGACGCAGATCGCCACCGAGACCGACGCGGTCGTTGCGGCGGCGGTCGCCCGAGCGATCCACCGTGCCCTGCACGAAACCGTAGCTCGACCACTCGCGGCGGCTCTCGGCATCGGGTTTGAAGCCGAGCTTGACCGCCACGTCCGAACGCACGCCGGCGCGATTGAGATGGGCGCTCGCGGTCGGCGTGCGCACCTCGTTGTCATCGCTGCGCAGGCCGACGCCCAGCGACCAGTTCGCGGTCAGCTGGTTTTCGATTTCAGCCTCGACGGAACGCAGGCGCTGGCTGTCAGCCTCGGCTTCGCTGGCATGCAGGTTCAACTGCGAGATTGAACCGAGGCGCAGTTTCAGATCGGCGCCCTTGCGCGAGGCGTCGGGGCCGGTCGTCAATTGCCCCGGGCTGCTGAAACCATGATCGCGGTCCTGCCAGTAGAGACGCGCGTCGCCGCGCTCTTTCAAGCCGAGGTCATCGAGATCCAGGGCCGCCTCGACATGGTGGGCATCGGCGCCGCCGCGGCCGCCGTTGCGCCCGACGAAGTTGAAACCGCCGTCCAGCGACTGCGTGACGCCGCTGCCCGGCCCCTCGGAGCGCGCCTTCTCGACCCTGACGTAACTCGCCTCGGTCCAGCGCATGGTCACGTCGCCACCGAACAGGGTCTGCGAGGCGCCCGGGCTGTCCTGGCGGTAACTGGTGAGGCCGACGCGGAAATGATCGTTCACCCAGTAGGCGCCGCGGCCGCCCAGCGCGAGATCGTCGACGCGGCCTAGACCCGGCTGGTATTCGTAGGTCACGACCAGGTAGGCGGGCTGGCCCGCGAGGCCGCCGTTGTGCACGGTGCGATGATCCGACACCGTCGACATCAGAGGCCGCGTCAACAGGATGCGCCCCTGCAGGTAGTTGACGTCGTAATCCTGGTTCGGCACCAGGGTGCGGGTCTCCAGCACCAGGCCGGTGTCGCGGTCGCGCATCTCGATGGCGACCCATTCCGAACCTTCCTGCACGTCCTGACGACGCAGGTAGTACAGCGAGCCGCCGGTACCACGGAACTCGTCGCGGCCCGGCACCGTGCCGGGCTCGGCGGCGAAACCGGTCAGTTGGCCGCGCTTCTCGCCGAAGCGCGTGGTGTCGCCGGTGTTGAGATTGACGCGCGCGCCGTACAGGCCACGGTTCTGGCGGATCAGTTCCGCATCGTTCATGTGCACCTGGAAGTCGCCCCACATGACGTCGTTCTCGCCGCGCTCGACCTTGACGTAGAAGCGGCCCTGGGTCGGCGCATCCTGCACCGTGGTGCTGTCGTCACCGTACACCGGGTAATAGCGATCGGGGTCGAGACGCCGGAACAGGCTGCGTGGATCCTTGCGCGTGAAATTGTGGAAGAGCTCGTCGAACTGCTGTTCGCGGGTATCGGCGGCGGCAGTCACGAGGTATTTGCCCTTGACCTTGCCCTTCAGATAGAAGGCCATGCGCCCGTCGACATAGGCCTTGTCCTTGAAGCGCGCATCGTCTTCGTCGGTGACTTTCGCCAGCGGCCCGTCGACGTCGCTGCCGCCCACCGTCAGGTCACCCAGGGCCACGACCATCCACTGCTCGGCCGGGATGATGATGCGGCGCTCGACCTCGGCACGCCGACCATCCTGGCGCGTCACGCTGACCGCCACCGCGTGCTCGCCGGCCGGCAGGATCTGGCGCGCGGCGAACCTGCCGCCCTGGTCGACCGGCACCGCGTGCCCCATGACCGTGACCTCGGCGCCATTGACCACCGCTTCGCCGTCGACCGTCACCGCGCCACCCTGCGACCGGGATATTGGCGATGTCGCGACTGTTCTCGCCGTAGCCCGCGAACAGATCGTCCTCGCGTCCCTTGAACGCGGCCTTGCTGATCTCGAGACGCTTGGCGCGTGTCTGATCGAAGCGTCCCTCGCCATCCTCGACGCGCAACACGTAATCGACCGCGCGGACGCGAAGTCAGCGGGCACGTCCCAGTTCGCCATGCCGTCTTCACCGACCGGCAACACCGCGAGCGGTTTGCCGCGGCCGCCGCTGTCGCTCGGGTAGAGTCGCACCTCGGCGCGGGCGATGAAGGCGAGGTAGTCGCGTCGTTCGAGGACGGCGCGGCGGGCAGCAGGTCGGTCGGGCCCGGCAGCGCATCGGCGCGCGGCGTCGCGCCGAAATTCACGCGTGTCATCTTGCCGCGCGTCAGGCGCACCACGCGCGGATTCTCGCTGGTGAGCTCGTAGCCGAGCGGCAGGGTGTGCGCATCGAGTTTCAGCACCGCGTTCGAACCGCGATCCTCGTCGGGCACCGCGATGCAGGCCACGTGGTAACGGCCATGGGCGTCGGTGGTGGTCAACAGGCCATCGACACCGATGACGCGCGCGTTGGCGATGCCCTTCTCGCCGTCGTCCTGGACACCGTCGCGATTGCGGTCGTCGAACACCTTGCCGATCACTTCCGAGCAGTCGATGAGCGGGTCGGGCAACACGCGCACCACCGCGCTCGCGACGTTGGAGTTCACGGTGTTGCCGATGACATTCACGCTCCAGGCGCGATTGGTGTAGTTGGCCTCGGCGACGCCGGCGCCGACCACCGCGATGAGCTTGACGGTACGTTCCTGGTTGCCGGTGAAGTCGACGTCGTGGAACGTGAGCTGGCGACCTTTCAATTCCGGCGTCACGCTCTGCCCGTCGAGGGTCGCCGAGCCTTCGCGGAACTTGAAGCCGGGCGGCAGCGCATCGACCACGTCGAGATTCGGCAGCGGCCCGCTCAAGTTGTTGCGAATGCGCAAGGTGTAAGGCACGAGATCGCCGCGCGTGACATTGGTCTTGGCCGCGGTCTTGGTGATCGACACCACTTCGCTGCCGACCGGGTCGAGCGGCAGGTGGTTGTTGATGAGGTCGGCCGAGCCCGCCAGCCCCGGCGTGAGGTTGAAGCTCGTGTAGTACTGCGTGCCAGTCGCGCCGTCAGCGAAGGCGGCGGCGGCGGTGCTGCTGGCGCAGGCGTTCGGCGCGTGCACCTGGGCACCGGCGGCGGGCGGCGTCGCACTGTTCTGCACCAGCGCGGGGTTGGGCGCCGGCGCCACGCTCAGGCTTGCCTCGCAGGGCGGCAGCACGCCCGACAGGCCCGGCAGGTAACCGGCGGGCGACGTGACCTTGAGGGTGTACACGCCGGCCGGTGCGCTGGGCGTCAACAGGAACTGGTATTGACCGCTGCTGCCGGTGGTCTGGCTGACGTTGTCGATACCGCCGATGAGATGCGTGGCGGGATCGAACCCGGCCGGGCCGGCGATGCTCACCACCGCGCCGGCGACCGGCGTGCGCGTGATGGCGTCGTACACCACGCCCGAGGGATCGAGCGGCAGGTTCTGCGCGATGACGGTATCGCCGGCGTTGAGCGTGATGCCGCGTATGGTGCCAAGGTCGGTGTTGCCGGCATTGCCGGTCGAGACAGGCTTGCCGTAGACGATGCCGCCGTCGGGATGACGGAAGATGACTTCGTAGGTGCCGGGCGACAAACCTTCGAAGCGGTAGTCGCCCTTGGCATCGGTGAGCGCGGTGGCGATCACCGTCATGTGCACGAAATCACCGGCATCGGCGCGCTGCACGAGCTGCACCGTCCACCCGACCTGGCCGCTGTTCTCGTCGTCCTGGCGGTTGTGGTTGCCGTCGAAGAACACGCGGCCCGCGATCTTGGCCGGCGACACCGGCTGGCCTTCGCCGAAGTCGTAACCCGTCGCGTGGGTGCCCGGCGCCGGGAACTTGATGCCGGTGACGACATCGTTGGCGACCGCACCGCCGGCGGTACCGGCGCTGTCCTTGCCGTCGGTGACGCCGGCCGGCTGGGTTTCGGTGAGCGTGTAACCGCTGCCGTTGGATTGCGGCACGCCATTGATGCGATAGCGTCCGTCGGCGCCGGTGATGACCGAGCGCGAGACCGGGTTGCCGGCGCTGTCGGTGCCGGTGAGGGTGATGGCCACGCCCGGCAGGCCGGGTTCGTTCGGATCGCGGATACCGTCGCCGTCGAGATCACTGAACACCAGGCCGGCGAGGCTGTTGCCGGTTTCGCCGAAGTCATAACCGCTGGCGACGACGTTGGCGCCGAGCGCGATCGCGGACACGGCATCATCGGCCAGCGTGCCGCCGGCCGTGCCGGCCACGTCGCCGCTGTCGGCCCATGCCGCGGGCTGGCTTTCGGCGACGCGATAGGTGCCGCGCCGGAGATCGTTGAAGCTGTAGCTGCCGTCGGCGGCGGTGGTGGTGGTCTGGTTGACCGGGTTGCCGAGGTCGTCGGTGCCGCTCAAGGTAATGGTGACACCCGGGATGCGCAGCGTTTCGCCGGCATCGCGCACGCCATCGCCGTCTTCGTCCACCCACACCACGCCGGTGATGGCGGTGTTCGGCACTTCACCGAAGTCCTGATCGGTGACGGCGGTGTTGGCCGCCACCGCGATCGCGGTCAAGGCATCGCTGCCGCGACTACCGGCCTGCACCACGCCGTTCTTGCTGTCCAGGCCATCGACGAAACCCGCAGCCTGGCTTTCGGTGACGGTGTAGCCGGCGCCGTTGCTGGGCGCGAGATTGTCGAACAGGTAGTTGCCGCTGGCGTCGGTGGTGGTGGTGACATTGAGCGCGT
Above is a genomic segment from Pseudomonadota bacterium containing:
- a CDS encoding DNA-3-methyladenine glycosylase, whose translation is MSESRLPWRRLRRQELPRDTVECARWLLGKVVVHQHADGLLAGRIVETEAYPIGDPACHAHAGLTARNASLFRERGHCYVYFIYGTWFMLNVSSEGAGEGAGVLLRALEPLHGVDVMQRLRGVARLTDVARGPGRLAQALAIDRSLDGLDMCKPGRLWLGHGTAPLGETGSSVRIGISKAADKPWRFFERGNRHVSGPRRLCR
- a CDS encoding patatin-like phospholipase family protein, whose protein sequence is MSEAQFRAINLALQGGGAHGAFTWGVLDYLLEDARVTFEGISATSAGAMNAVVYAYGNMRGGRDGARQALHDFWRHVSRSAAAYSPLSLTPVERLLGIKPEQSASYVAFESLTRSFSPYQLNPLNINPLRDVLAACVDFDELRRCQCSKLFLSATNIRTGNVRVFRNEELSIDAVLASACLPNLFQAIEIDGAFYWDGGYMGNPSLFPLFYNTDSRDVVVVHINPIFNQQIPRSAAEIADRVNEITFNSALLKEFRAVAFVTKLIEDGWIKDEYRARLRHMLIHSIRADDALNALGAASKFNTEWRFLTDLRDRGRATAAQWLAENFIHLGKRATVDLAEEYLNPRNA
- a CDS encoding DUF1993 domain-containing protein: MAISLHAQSVAVLDHGLAVLASLLDKAAAHAAAAGYDVDVLSGARLFPDMLPLTRQVMIATDMAKGAAARLAGVEVPKWEDTETTFEQLQARLAKARAFLAGFTPAQYEGAENRAIEIKTPSRAFQFTGEQYLLKWVLPNFYFHLTTAYNLLRHNGVPLGKMDFLMVE
- a CDS encoding ABC transporter ATP-binding protein/permease, which encodes MSNVTHKVSITRNGQLGKVWALIKPYWQSEEKGTAWLLLGVVVAMNLALVALTVAFNQWYNGFYNAIQNKDYEAFKTQLMLFSLLAFGFIVIAVYQSYLRQMLQIRWRRWLTKVFLEDWLSNRCYYRMELKSQGTDNPDQRIQEDLQVFTESTLNLALEFMNSVVTLFSFVAILWGLSGAFGFTLFGHDIHVPGYMVWCALVYAIVGTWLTHKLGRPLIGLNYQQQRYEADMRYGLVRLRENAEGVAFYRGEDGERKVLEHRFGFVVDNFLALMNYRKRLTWFTAMYGQLATIFPFVVAAPRYFSGKIQLGDLMQTSSAFGRVQESLSWFIDSYNQLATWKATVDRLTSFHEAIQDAAQAAADPEALGVTTGGESVIAARGLEVALPDGRVLLGHVECSLHRGQHVLLSGPSGSGKSTLFRALAGIWPFGRGRVEVPAGASTLFLPQRPYLPLGALRDVVAYPRGAASVSDDELRSALAHCGLESLVDSLDEEHRWSQRLSPGEQQRLAFARVLINKPDWLFLDEATSALDEDLERKVYTLVREQLPNTTLVSIAHRPGVAPFHHRRLRIEPVAGAQARLVEVSA